Proteins from one Coffea arabica cultivar ET-39 chromosome 8c, Coffea Arabica ET-39 HiFi, whole genome shotgun sequence genomic window:
- the LOC140013564 gene encoding BURP domain protein RD22-like codes for MAEMVADSRQVADSTPFSSKSVPDILNKFSVNPHSAQAEAIKKTIAECEEPAIEGEDKYCATSLESMVDFTTSKLGKNVLAFSNEAPKNAGKIQKYGIVDVSKLNNDKAIVDDELVACHKQNYVYAVFYCHSFQNIDAYMVNLVGSDGAKVKAVVVCHKDTSSWDPRHLAFQLLKVKPGTVPICHFLPGDHIVWVPKH; via the coding sequence gtgGCTGATTCCCGCCAGGTGGCTGATTCCACTCCTTTCTCATCCAAATCTGTTCCTgacattttgaataaattctcagtGAACCCACATTCAGCACAAGCCGAAGCTATCAAGAAAACCATAGCAGAATGCGAGGAGCCTGCAATTGAAGGGGAAGATAAGTACTGTGCGACATCTCTCGAGTCGATGGTCGATTTCACTACTTCAAAGCTCGGCAAAAATGTTctagcattttcaaatgaagCACCAAAAAATGCAGgaaaaatccaaaaatatgGTATTGTGGATGTTTCCAAGCTGAACAATGATAAAGCAATCGTTGATGATGAATTGGTTGCATGTCACAAGCAAAACTATGTCTACGCAGTTTTTTACTGCCACAGCTTCCAGAACATCGATGCTTATATGGTTAACTTGGTTGGTTCTGATGGAGCAAAAGTCAAGGCTGTGGTTGTTTGTCACAAGGACACGTCTTCATGGGACCCCAGGCATTTGGCTTTTCAACTGCTCAAGGTGAAGCCTGGAACTGTTCCAATCTGCCATTTCCTTCCCGGGGATCACATTGTGTGGGTTCCAAAGCACTAA